In Arachis hypogaea cultivar Tifrunner chromosome 2, arahy.Tifrunner.gnm2.J5K5, whole genome shotgun sequence, a genomic segment contains:
- the LOC112728433 gene encoding uncharacterized protein, which produces MSYFSVVPNQDNYRAAEHEFKLVFLNRTTIIPVPDDDIPKTSFSFCPFDELLKMTENYVYLVDVIGLLTSVGEEKEYVKDAKVMKMIVLELSSKELTIRCALFREYVDEVHHFLGSGYMEQPVVVIQLAKDKLVSKMLCMLLGYSLIQICLK; this is translated from the exons ATGTCATATTTTAGTGTTGTTCCAAACCAAGACAATTATAGGGCAGCAGAACATGAGTTTAAGTTGGTTTTTCTTAACCGTACAACTATTATTCCTGTCCCTGATGATGATATCCCAAAGACATCTTTCAGTTTCTGTCCCTTTGATGAGCTCTTGAAAATGACTGAAAATTACGTTTACTTAGTTG ATGTTATTGGTTTGCTGACTTCTGTTGGTGAAGAGAAAGAGTATGTGAAAGATGCGAAAGTGATGAAGATGATCGTTCTTGAGTTATCTTCAAAAGA gtTGACAATACGATGTGCTCTGTTTAGGGAGTATGTGGATGAAGTGCATCATTTCTTAGGTTCTGGCTATATGGAGCAGCCAGTTGTTGTGATCCAACTTGCCAAA GATAAGTTGGTCTCCAAAATGTTATGCATGCTACTCGGCTATTCTTTAATCCAGATTTGTCTGAAGTAG